In one Rhodococcus sp. B50 genomic region, the following are encoded:
- a CDS encoding valine--tRNA ligase: protein MTSAPENSQNPADALPKSWDPSAVEAELYQQWVDAGYFEADPRSDKPGYSIVLPPPNVTGSLHMGHALDHTLMDVLSRRKRMQGYEVLWLPGMDHAGIATQTVVEKQLAADGKKKEDLGREAFIEKVWQWKAESGGTIQGQMRRIGDGVDWSRDRFTMDDGLSRAVQVMFKRLYDEGLIYRAERLVNWSPVLQTAISDIEVKFEEVEGELVSLRYGSLNDDEPHVIVATTRVETMLGDTAVAVHPEDERYKDIIGTTLEHPITGRQIPIIADDYVDPEFGTGAVKITPAHDPNDFEMGLRHDLPMPTIMDKAGRIADSGTRFDGMDRFEARVAIREELAAQGRVVAEKRPYLHSVGHSERSGETIEPRLSMQWWVKVDKLAKAAGDAVRNGHTVIHPASQEPRWFDWVDNMHDWCISRQLWWGHRIPIWYGPNGEVECFGPDETAPDGWDQDPDVLDTWFSSGLWPFSTMGWPEKTPELDKFYPTSVLVTGYDILFFWVARMMMFGTYVSGDDAVHQAQVPFRDLFLHGLVRDQFGKKMSKSRGNGIDPLDWVERFGADALRFTLARGANPGGDLSVGEDHAQSSRNFANKLFNATKFALMNGAVIGELPAREQLTDADRWILDRLEQVRTEVDAAFDHYEFSKACEALYHFAWDEVCDWYLELAKVQLAEGSVHADGTKVVLGAVLDQLLRLLHPVIPFVTETLWKVLTGGESVVIASWPETSGVPTDETAAQRVADLQKLVTEIRRFRSDQGLKPSQKVAARLVGVEDADLVAQVPAVQSLARLTEPEDSFSATASIEVRLSRATVTVELDTSGSIDVGAEIARLRKDLAVAEKELAGTSAKLSNEAFLAKAPDQVVEKIRGRKQIAEEEIARITARLKELGAA, encoded by the coding sequence GTGACCAGTGCGCCAGAGAACTCGCAGAACCCCGCCGACGCCCTTCCCAAGAGCTGGGACCCCAGCGCCGTCGAAGCGGAGCTCTACCAGCAGTGGGTGGACGCCGGCTACTTCGAGGCCGACCCCAGGAGCGACAAGCCCGGGTACTCGATCGTCCTTCCGCCGCCGAACGTCACCGGCAGCCTGCACATGGGTCACGCCCTCGACCACACCCTGATGGACGTGCTCTCCCGCCGGAAGCGCATGCAGGGCTACGAGGTGCTGTGGCTGCCCGGCATGGACCACGCCGGTATCGCCACCCAGACCGTCGTCGAGAAGCAGCTCGCCGCCGACGGCAAGAAGAAGGAGGACCTCGGCCGCGAGGCCTTCATCGAGAAGGTCTGGCAGTGGAAGGCCGAGTCCGGCGGCACGATCCAGGGCCAGATGCGTCGCATCGGCGACGGCGTCGACTGGTCGCGCGACCGCTTCACCATGGACGACGGGCTTTCCCGCGCTGTCCAGGTGATGTTCAAGCGCCTCTACGACGAGGGCCTGATCTACCGCGCCGAGCGCCTGGTCAACTGGTCGCCCGTGCTGCAGACCGCGATCTCCGACATCGAGGTGAAGTTCGAGGAGGTCGAAGGCGAACTCGTCTCCCTGCGCTACGGCTCCCTCAACGACGACGAGCCGCACGTGATCGTCGCCACCACCCGCGTCGAGACGATGCTCGGCGACACCGCGGTCGCGGTCCACCCCGAGGACGAGCGCTACAAGGACATCATCGGCACCACGCTGGAGCATCCCATCACCGGGCGGCAGATCCCGATCATCGCCGACGACTACGTCGACCCCGAATTCGGTACGGGCGCAGTGAAGATCACGCCTGCGCACGACCCCAACGACTTCGAGATGGGTCTGCGGCACGACCTGCCGATGCCCACGATCATGGACAAGGCCGGTCGCATCGCCGATTCGGGCACACGCTTCGACGGCATGGACCGCTTCGAGGCACGCGTCGCGATCCGCGAGGAACTCGCCGCGCAGGGACGCGTCGTCGCCGAGAAGCGCCCCTACCTGCACAGCGTCGGCCACTCCGAGCGGTCCGGCGAGACCATCGAACCGCGCCTGTCGATGCAGTGGTGGGTCAAGGTCGACAAGCTCGCGAAGGCCGCCGGCGATGCAGTGCGCAACGGCCACACCGTCATCCACCCCGCGAGCCAGGAACCGCGCTGGTTCGACTGGGTCGACAACATGCACGACTGGTGCATCTCGCGTCAGCTGTGGTGGGGTCACCGCATCCCGATCTGGTACGGCCCGAACGGAGAGGTCGAGTGCTTCGGTCCCGACGAGACCGCACCCGACGGCTGGGATCAGGACCCGGACGTGCTCGACACGTGGTTCTCGTCCGGTCTGTGGCCGTTCTCGACGATGGGCTGGCCGGAGAAGACCCCCGAACTCGACAAGTTCTATCCCACCAGCGTTCTCGTCACCGGCTACGACATCCTGTTCTTCTGGGTCGCGCGCATGATGATGTTCGGCACCTACGTGTCGGGCGACGACGCCGTGCACCAGGCGCAGGTGCCGTTCCGGGATCTGTTCCTGCACGGCCTGGTCCGCGACCAGTTCGGCAAGAAGATGTCCAAGTCGCGAGGCAACGGCATCGACCCGCTCGACTGGGTCGAGCGCTTCGGCGCCGACGCCCTGCGCTTCACCCTGGCGCGCGGCGCGAACCCGGGTGGCGACCTCTCCGTCGGTGAGGACCACGCCCAGTCGTCGCGCAACTTCGCGAACAAGCTGTTCAACGCGACCAAGTTCGCGCTCATGAACGGTGCGGTGATCGGCGAGCTCCCTGCCCGTGAGCAGCTGACCGATGCCGACCGGTGGATCCTCGACCGCCTCGAGCAGGTGCGCACCGAGGTCGACGCGGCCTTCGACCACTACGAGTTCTCCAAGGCGTGCGAGGCGCTCTACCACTTCGCGTGGGACGAGGTCTGCGACTGGTATCTCGAGCTCGCCAAGGTCCAGCTCGCCGAGGGCAGCGTCCACGCCGACGGAACCAAGGTCGTACTCGGCGCCGTCCTCGACCAGCTGCTGCGTCTGCTGCACCCGGTCATCCCGTTCGTCACCGAGACGCTGTGGAAGGTGCTCACCGGCGGCGAATCCGTGGTGATCGCGTCCTGGCCCGAGACGTCCGGAGTGCCCACCGACGAGACCGCGGCGCAGCGCGTCGCCGACCTGCAGAAGCTCGTCACCGAGATCCGTCGCTTCCGGAGCGACCAGGGCCTCAAGCCGTCGCAGAAGGTGGCGGCCCGGCTCGTCGGCGTCGAGGATGCCGACCTCGTCGCCCAGGTGCCGGCCGTGCAGTCGCTCGCGCGCCTGACCGAGCCGGAGGACTCGTTCTCCGCCACGGCGTCGATCGAGGTCCGGCTGAGCCGCGCGACGGTCACCGTCGAGCTCGACACCTCGGGCAGCATCGACGTCGGCGCCGAGATCGCCCGCCTGCGCAAGGATCTCGCCGTCGCGGAGAAGGAACTGGCGGGCACGTCCGCGAAGCTGTCGAACGAGGCGTTCCTCGCCAAGGCACCCGATCAGGTGGTCGAGAAGATTCGCGGTCGCAAGCAGATCGCCGAAGAGGAGATCGCGCGGATCACCGCGCGGCTGAAGGAGCTGGGCGCGGCGTGA
- a CDS encoding translation initiation factor IF-2 N-terminal domain-containing protein, whose product MADQEPPENNSIEASDAGGRNLLGLPAKIRVHALAKLLGLTSKQVIAKAAERGTELRSAHSTLPRDVAEDLHAALSDTGTPEPAVEEAEAVPEGTAPEPAAETAPEPAKAEAGETAQAVPVESAEAVPVESAEAVPVESAEAVPVESAEAVPVESGEIRPAEKTADETAPQAVETPSVGGPTGLFTSVEQSTPLFEMPEPSTTAEPIVAAPLFLQPEVPSPAEEEETRPRRRRARRGKDTEQPVAEEEQQPAESAEPAAAESAESAEEGTSSQAEEDQDDQPRRRRRGRRGRGRGRGDGTDTEQDETTATGDDIESSTAETEESTAEEKPDTEKDTAEEAISGDEQGADEHEDDDEQGGGTSRRRRRRRRRRGSADTDTASTEDDSVPTVVHEREPRPKSRVKDEVQGISGSTRLEAKRQRRRDGREAGRRRPPILTESEFLARREAVDRVMVVRERTGGAHAGMTQVAVLEDGILVEHFVTTSGSASMVGNIYLGRVQNVLPSMEAAFIDIGRGRNGVLYAGEVNWEAAGLGGNSRKIEQALKPGDQVVVQVSKDPVGHKGARLTTQISLAGRFLVYVPGGSSTGISRKLPDTERKRLKDVLREIVPAEAGVIIRTAAEGVSEDELSRDVTRLQTQWEAIREQSEKLQADASGQPKTLYEEPDLLVKVVRDLFNEDFSKLVIEGDSAWNTVESYIRTVAPDLLPRVERYRSENSVDVFGAHRIDEQLAKALDRKVWLPSGGTLVIDRTEAMTVIDVNTGKFTGSGGNLEETVTRNNLEAAEEIVRQMRLRDIGGMIVVDFIDMVLESNRDLVLRRLTEALGRDRTRHQVSEVTSLGLVQMTRKRLGTGLVEAFSTTCEHCSGRGLIVHSEPIESKSSDDSARSSGGGSRRKRGRDKSAQEPPETPTQSSDEVVKRAPHPVALAMAAHNSAPADEASAAETAPEAAAVTDTAAAPAAEVDPVKVTEPLHAVKPEKLAAPTKDSVAGEDATTVTTASDEPAEIEAEVAAAESAVSDTSVSETAVSEVAVTATAAAGSEAAQSADGAASAEAAEQAPRRRRARRVARAAAAPAGDTGPAAKVFVVPATAAASPEAEPESRPSTPIETPVEIVRRPRSRRAAGRPAGPPVDAEA is encoded by the coding sequence GTGGCCGATCAAGAGCCGCCGGAGAACAACTCGATCGAAGCGTCGGACGCAGGGGGACGAAACCTCCTCGGTCTGCCTGCCAAGATCCGCGTCCATGCCCTCGCCAAGTTGCTGGGGCTGACCAGTAAGCAGGTGATTGCGAAAGCCGCCGAGCGGGGGACCGAGCTGCGCAGTGCGCACTCGACGCTCCCTCGCGACGTCGCGGAGGATCTGCACGCCGCGCTGAGCGATACGGGCACGCCCGAGCCTGCCGTGGAGGAAGCCGAAGCGGTTCCCGAGGGCACGGCTCCCGAGCCGGCAGCCGAAACCGCTCCCGAGCCTGCGAAGGCAGAGGCAGGGGAGACCGCCCAGGCGGTGCCGGTCGAGAGCGCCGAGGCGGTGCCGGTCGAGAGCGCCGAGGCGGTGCCGGTCGAGAGCGCCGAGGCGGTGCCGGTCGAGAGCGCCGAGGCGGTGCCGGTCGAGAGTGGAGAGATCCGGCCCGCCGAGAAGACCGCGGACGAGACCGCGCCGCAGGCAGTCGAGACCCCGTCCGTCGGAGGACCCACCGGGCTGTTCACGTCGGTGGAGCAGAGCACTCCGCTGTTCGAGATGCCCGAGCCGTCCACCACGGCCGAGCCGATCGTCGCCGCGCCGCTGTTCCTGCAGCCCGAGGTGCCCTCGCCCGCCGAGGAGGAGGAGACCCGCCCGCGGCGGCGACGTGCGCGCCGTGGCAAGGACACCGAGCAGCCGGTGGCCGAGGAAGAGCAGCAGCCCGCCGAGTCCGCCGAACCGGCCGCCGCCGAGTCCGCTGAGTCCGCTGAGGAAGGGACCTCCTCGCAGGCCGAGGAAGACCAGGACGACCAGCCGCGTCGCCGGCGCCGCGGACGTCGCGGTCGTGGGCGGGGCCGTGGGGACGGTACCGACACCGAGCAGGACGAGACCACGGCGACCGGCGACGACATCGAGTCGTCCACCGCGGAGACCGAGGAGTCCACCGCCGAGGAGAAGCCCGACACCGAGAAGGACACCGCCGAGGAGGCGATCTCGGGCGACGAGCAGGGCGCCGACGAGCACGAGGATGACGACGAGCAGGGCGGCGGGACGTCGCGTCGCCGTCGCCGCCGCCGTCGTCGTCGCGGTTCCGCAGACACCGACACCGCGAGCACCGAGGACGACTCGGTTCCCACGGTCGTCCACGAACGGGAGCCGCGTCCGAAGAGCCGCGTCAAGGACGAAGTTCAGGGCATCAGCGGTTCGACGCGTCTCGAGGCGAAGCGTCAGCGTCGCCGCGACGGCCGCGAGGCCGGTCGCCGTCGTCCCCCTATCCTCACCGAGTCGGAGTTCCTCGCGCGTCGCGAGGCCGTCGACCGGGTGATGGTCGTGCGCGAGCGCACGGGTGGCGCCCACGCAGGCATGACGCAGGTCGCGGTGCTCGAGGACGGCATCCTCGTCGAGCACTTCGTCACGACCTCCGGATCGGCGTCGATGGTCGGCAACATCTACCTGGGCCGCGTGCAGAACGTGCTGCCGTCCATGGAGGCCGCGTTCATCGACATCGGCCGCGGACGCAACGGCGTGCTCTACGCCGGCGAGGTGAACTGGGAGGCCGCGGGCCTCGGCGGCAACTCGCGCAAGATCGAACAGGCCCTCAAGCCCGGCGATCAGGTGGTCGTGCAGGTCAGCAAGGACCCGGTCGGCCACAAGGGTGCGCGTCTGACCACCCAGATCAGCCTGGCCGGGCGCTTCCTGGTGTACGTGCCGGGTGGCTCGTCCACGGGCATCAGCCGCAAGCTGCCCGACACCGAGCGCAAGCGTCTCAAGGACGTCCTCCGCGAGATCGTCCCGGCCGAGGCGGGTGTGATCATCCGTACCGCTGCCGAAGGCGTGAGCGAGGACGAGCTCTCGCGCGACGTGACCCGGCTGCAGACGCAGTGGGAGGCGATCCGCGAGCAGTCCGAGAAGCTGCAGGCCGACGCCTCGGGACAGCCGAAGACCCTCTACGAGGAGCCGGATCTGCTCGTCAAGGTCGTGCGCGACCTGTTCAACGAGGACTTCTCCAAGCTCGTCATCGAGGGCGACTCCGCATGGAACACGGTCGAGAGCTACATCCGCACGGTCGCACCCGACCTGCTGCCGCGCGTCGAGCGCTACCGCTCGGAGAACTCGGTGGATGTCTTCGGCGCGCACCGTATCGACGAGCAGCTCGCGAAGGCACTCGACCGCAAGGTGTGGCTGCCCTCCGGCGGCACGCTCGTCATCGACCGCACCGAGGCGATGACCGTCATCGATGTCAACACCGGCAAGTTCACCGGTTCCGGCGGCAATCTCGAAGAAACGGTCACCCGCAACAACCTCGAGGCGGCCGAGGAGATCGTCCGGCAGATGCGCCTACGTGATATCGGCGGCATGATCGTCGTCGACTTCATCGACATGGTGCTCGAGTCCAACCGCGACCTCGTGCTGCGGCGCCTGACCGAGGCGCTCGGCCGGGACCGCACCCGCCACCAGGTCTCCGAGGTCACCTCGCTCGGCCTGGTCCAGATGACGCGCAAGCGGCTCGGGACCGGTCTCGTCGAAGCGTTCTCCACTACCTGCGAACACTGCAGTGGCCGGGGCCTCATCGTGCACTCGGAGCCGATCGAGTCGAAGTCCTCGGACGATTCGGCCCGGTCGTCCGGTGGTGGTTCGCGCCGTAAGCGTGGGCGCGACAAGAGCGCGCAGGAGCCCCCCGAGACGCCCACGCAGTCGTCCGACGAGGTGGTCAAGCGTGCACCGCATCCCGTGGCGCTCGCGATGGCCGCGCACAATTCGGCACCGGCCGACGAAGCGTCGGCGGCCGAGACCGCGCCGGAGGCTGCGGCCGTGACGGACACCGCGGCAGCACCGGCCGCCGAGGTCGATCCGGTCAAGGTCACCGAGCCGCTGCATGCCGTTAAGCCGGAGAAGCTCGCCGCGCCGACGAAGGACTCCGTCGCAGGGGAGGACGCCACCACGGTGACGACCGCCTCCGACGAGCCCGCCGAGATCGAAGCAGAGGTCGCAGCGGCCGAGTCCGCAGTCTCGGACACGTCAGTCTCGGAGACCGCAGTGTCCGAGGTTGCCGTAACCGCAACCGCAGCGGCTGGATCCGAGGCTGCGCAGAGCGCCGACGGAGCGGCTTCCGCCGAGGCCGCAGAACAGGCCCCCCGTCGCCGCCGTGCACGCAGGGTCGCCCGGGCGGCCGCCGCGCCCGCGGGGGACACCGGGCCTGCAGCCAAGGTGTTCGTCGTCCCTGCTACGGCCGCCGCTTCGCCCGAGGCCGAGCCGGAGTCCCGACCGAGCACACCGATCGAGACGCCGGTGGAGATCGTGCGGCGGCCGCGTTCGCGGCGTGCCGCAGGGCGCCCCGCGGGTCCTCCGGTCGACGCCGAGGCGTGA
- the rplU gene encoding 50S ribosomal protein L21, translating into MATYAIVKTGGKQYKVAEGDLVKVEKIEGEPGAAVSLAPVLVVDGSELTTDADKLAKVSVTGEIVEHTKGPKIRIHKFKNKTGYHKRQGHRQKLTVVKVTGIK; encoded by the coding sequence ATGGCAACGTACGCGATCGTCAAGACCGGCGGTAAGCAGTACAAGGTCGCTGAAGGCGACCTCGTCAAGGTCGAGAAGATCGAGGGTGAGCCCGGCGCTGCTGTCTCGCTTGCCCCGGTCCTCGTCGTCGACGGATCCGAACTGACCACCGACGCCGACAAGCTGGCCAAGGTCTCGGTCACCGGTGAGATCGTCGAGCACACCAAGGGCCCGAAGATCCGCATCCACAAGTTCAAGAACAAGACCGGGTACCACAAGCGCCAGGGCCACCGTCAGAAGCTGACGGTCGTCAAGGTCACCGGCATCAAGTAA
- a CDS encoding YtxH domain-containing protein: protein MMRALIFAAGAAAGFVAGTRAGRETYDKMRGRSNELWHNPAVQDKVIPAVQDKVTEAATVVKEKAPHLQETVGGLAEKVTHRGQSGSGQHAATHTGSSTSESTPATDEPTRPPASPGDQPRPPA from the coding sequence ATGATGCGGGCATTGATCTTCGCTGCAGGTGCAGCTGCGGGATTCGTCGCGGGGACCCGGGCGGGCCGCGAGACGTACGACAAGATGCGGGGACGTTCGAACGAGCTGTGGCACAACCCGGCGGTACAGGACAAGGTCATACCTGCCGTACAGGACAAGGTGACGGAAGCGGCCACCGTCGTGAAGGAGAAGGCACCACACCTCCAGGAGACGGTCGGCGGTCTCGCCGAGAAGGTCACCCACCGCGGTCAGAGCGGATCGGGCCAACACGCGGCGACGCACACCGGTTCGTCGACGAGCGAATCGACACCGGCCACCGACGAGCCCACCCGTCCGCCCGCGTCACCGGGCGACCAGCCGCGTCCACCTGCGTAA
- the folC gene encoding bifunctional tetrahydrofolate synthase/dihydrofolate synthase, producing MSTDTPGSPSPVDLAELTLVEAELDKRWPETKIEPSLARIAALMDILGSPQNSYPSIHVAGTNGKTSTTRMIDALLTRMHHRVGRTTSPHLQLATERISIDGAPVSPRTYVDTYRDIEPYVEMIDEQSEAAGGPKMSKFEVTTAMAFAAFADAPVDVAVVEVGLGGRWDATNVVTGQVAVITPIGIDHTGYLGDTLTEIAGEKAGIIKKAPDDGLVPRDTVAIIAQQEPEAMDVLLRQAVEADAAVARQGSEFAVVRRAVAVGGQQIDLQGLGGLYTDIFLPLHGEHQAHNASVALAAVEAFFGAGPGKQLDVEAVRDAFASVTTPGRLERVRNAPTVFLDAAHNPHGAKALAAALAQEFDFRKLVGVVSVMADKDVAGLIEALEPVFDEIVVTHNGSPRAMDVDDLANIAVARFGDERVVTAATLPDAIETAIAIAEEVGEPGEAVSGAGVVVTGSVVTAGAARSLFGKDPA from the coding sequence GTGAGCACCGACACCCCGGGGTCGCCGTCCCCGGTGGACCTCGCCGAACTGACGCTCGTCGAGGCCGAACTCGACAAGCGGTGGCCGGAGACGAAGATCGAACCGTCCCTGGCGCGGATCGCCGCGCTCATGGACATCCTCGGGTCGCCGCAGAACAGCTACCCGTCGATCCATGTGGCCGGCACCAACGGCAAGACGTCGACCACCCGGATGATCGATGCGCTGCTCACACGCATGCATCACCGGGTCGGTCGCACGACGAGCCCGCACCTGCAGCTCGCCACCGAGCGGATCAGCATCGACGGCGCTCCGGTCTCACCGCGCACCTATGTCGACACCTACCGCGACATCGAACCGTACGTCGAGATGATCGACGAGCAGTCCGAGGCGGCCGGCGGGCCGAAGATGAGCAAGTTCGAGGTGACCACCGCCATGGCGTTCGCGGCCTTCGCCGACGCCCCGGTGGACGTCGCCGTCGTCGAGGTGGGTCTCGGTGGACGTTGGGACGCCACCAACGTCGTCACCGGGCAGGTCGCGGTGATCACGCCCATCGGCATCGACCACACCGGCTATCTCGGCGACACCCTCACGGAGATCGCGGGTGAGAAGGCCGGGATCATCAAGAAGGCACCCGACGACGGTCTCGTGCCCCGCGACACCGTGGCGATCATCGCGCAGCAGGAACCCGAGGCGATGGACGTGCTGCTGCGGCAGGCCGTCGAGGCCGACGCGGCCGTGGCCCGTCAGGGCTCCGAGTTCGCGGTGGTCCGGCGCGCGGTCGCGGTCGGCGGACAGCAGATCGACCTGCAGGGTCTCGGTGGTCTCTACACCGACATCTTCCTGCCGCTCCACGGTGAACATCAGGCCCACAACGCGTCGGTCGCGCTGGCCGCCGTCGAGGCGTTCTTCGGGGCGGGCCCGGGCAAGCAACTCGACGTCGAGGCGGTGCGCGACGCCTTCGCCTCGGTGACCACCCCCGGCCGGCTCGAGCGGGTGCGCAATGCGCCTACCGTCTTCCTCGACGCCGCGCACAACCCGCACGGGGCGAAGGCTCTTGCCGCCGCGCTCGCGCAGGAGTTCGACTTCCGCAAGCTCGTCGGCGTCGTGAGCGTCATGGCCGACAAGGACGTCGCGGGTCTGATCGAGGCGCTCGAGCCGGTCTTCGACGAGATCGTCGTCACCCACAACGGGTCGCCGCGGGCGATGGACGTCGACGACCTCGCAAACATCGCCGTCGCCCGATTCGGTGACGAACGGGTCGTCACTGCCGCGACGCTCCCGGATGCCATCGAGACCGCCATCGCCATCGCGGAAGAGGTCGGGGAACCCGGCGAAGCGGTGTCGGGTGCCGGGGTCGTGGTCACCGGTTCGGTGGTGACCGCAGGGGCGGCCCGCAGTCTGTTCGGAAAGGATCCCGCGTGA
- a CDS encoding DUF4233 domain-containing protein: MSNDKPEEQKFRPPTTDPWKGFRGVMAGTLVLEAIVVLLVLPVIATVGGGLSAWSTTYVVGLAVLMFLGAGVQKKSWAIPFNITLQVLAVLGFFVDLAFGAVGVLFAVVWAYIFYLRKDIRDRESRGLLPGQRD, translated from the coding sequence GTGAGTAACGACAAGCCGGAGGAACAGAAGTTCCGGCCGCCGACGACGGACCCGTGGAAGGGTTTCCGCGGCGTGATGGCGGGAACGCTCGTGCTCGAGGCGATCGTGGTCCTGCTGGTGCTGCCGGTCATCGCGACCGTCGGCGGGGGACTGAGCGCGTGGTCGACGACCTACGTCGTGGGCCTCGCCGTCCTGATGTTCCTCGGCGCCGGGGTGCAGAAGAAGTCATGGGCGATCCCGTTCAACATCACCCTGCAGGTGCTCGCCGTGCTGGGCTTCTTCGTCGACCTCGCGTTCGGCGCGGTGGGCGTGCTCTTCGCCGTGGTGTGGGCGTACATCTTCTACCTGCGCAAAGACATCAGGGATCGTGAATCCAGGGGTCTGCTCCCGGGCCAGCGGGACTGA
- the ndk gene encoding nucleoside-diphosphate kinase, with protein MTERTLVLIKPDGVARRHVGEILSRIERKGLDIVALELRTATEEVAGAHYAEHEGKPFYPSLIEFITGGPLVAAVLEGPRAIAAFRQLAGGTDPVEKAVPGSIRGDLGLDPGENLVHGSDSVESAEREIALWFPALAK; from the coding sequence GTGACTGAGCGGACCCTGGTACTGATCAAGCCCGACGGCGTCGCACGCCGTCATGTCGGAGAGATTCTCTCGCGCATCGAGCGCAAGGGGCTGGACATCGTGGCTCTCGAGCTGCGTACGGCGACCGAGGAGGTCGCAGGTGCGCACTACGCGGAGCACGAGGGCAAGCCTTTCTACCCCTCGCTGATCGAGTTCATCACCGGCGGCCCGCTCGTGGCGGCGGTCCTCGAGGGCCCCCGCGCGATCGCGGCCTTCCGGCAGCTCGCCGGTGGCACCGATCCGGTCGAGAAGGCCGTTCCCGGCTCGATCCGCGGCGACCTCGGCCTGGATCCGGGCGAGAACCTCGTCCACGGTTCCGACTCGGTGGAGTCCGCCGAGCGCGAGATCGCTCTCTGGTTCCCCGCCCTGGCGAAGTAG
- the obgE gene encoding GTPase ObgE — MSRFIDRVVLHVSAGKGGNGCASVHREKFKPLGGPDGGNGGNGGDVVLEVDRNVHTLLDFHFHQHAKATNGAQGAGGHRNGANGGDLVLKVPDGTVVLDAKGRILADLVGTGTRFVAAHGGRGGLGNAALASKARKAPGFALLGEEGEELDLVLELKSVADVGLVGFPSAGKSSLVSVLSAAKPKIADYPFTTLVPNLGVVQSGDTTFTVADVPGLIPGASEGRGLGLDFLRHLERCAVLAHVVDCATLEPGRDPISDIDALEAELAAYQPALSGDSGLGDLAERPRIVILNKADVPDAKELAEFVTPELEARGWPVFTISAVSRDGLRPLTFALAKMVDEYRAAHPPAAPTRPVIRPVARDEEAFTVVHDPEVPGGFIVQGTRPERWVRQTAFDNDEAVGYLADRLARLGVEDKLVKLGAEPGCWVTIGEVGFEWEPQTQAGVDVVPTGRGTDARLDQVDRVGAAERRHAKKVRRGLATDDEFE, encoded by the coding sequence ATGTCCCGCTTCATCGACCGGGTGGTGCTGCACGTCAGCGCCGGCAAAGGCGGCAACGGCTGCGCCTCCGTCCACCGCGAGAAGTTCAAGCCGCTCGGCGGCCCCGACGGCGGTAACGGCGGCAACGGCGGCGACGTCGTCCTCGAAGTCGACCGCAACGTCCACACCCTGCTCGACTTCCACTTCCACCAGCACGCGAAGGCGACCAACGGTGCCCAGGGCGCCGGCGGCCACCGCAACGGCGCCAACGGCGGCGACCTCGTCCTGAAGGTTCCCGACGGCACCGTCGTGCTCGACGCCAAGGGCCGGATCCTCGCCGACCTCGTGGGAACCGGGACGCGTTTCGTGGCCGCGCACGGTGGTCGCGGTGGTCTCGGCAATGCGGCGCTCGCGTCGAAGGCGCGCAAGGCACCCGGTTTCGCTCTGCTCGGCGAGGAGGGTGAGGAACTCGATCTCGTCCTCGAGTTGAAGTCCGTCGCCGACGTCGGTCTCGTGGGCTTCCCCTCGGCCGGCAAGTCGTCGCTCGTGTCGGTGCTCTCGGCAGCCAAGCCGAAGATCGCCGATTATCCGTTCACCACTCTCGTGCCGAATCTCGGTGTGGTGCAGTCCGGCGACACGACCTTCACCGTCGCCGACGTGCCCGGTCTGATCCCGGGTGCGAGCGAGGGCCGCGGTCTCGGTCTCGACTTCCTCCGGCATCTCGAGCGCTGCGCCGTGCTCGCGCACGTCGTCGACTGCGCGACCCTCGAACCCGGCCGCGACCCGATCTCCGACATCGACGCACTCGAGGCCGAACTCGCCGCCTACCAGCCCGCCCTGTCGGGCGACAGTGGACTCGGCGACCTCGCCGAGCGCCCTCGCATCGTGATCCTGAACAAGGCCGACGTGCCCGACGCGAAGGAACTCGCCGAGTTCGTCACCCCGGAACTCGAGGCGCGCGGATGGCCGGTCTTCACGATCTCGGCCGTGAGCCGCGACGGGCTGCGCCCCCTGACGTTCGCCCTCGCGAAGATGGTCGACGAGTACCGGGCGGCGCATCCTCCGGCCGCGCCCACCCGCCCGGTGATCCGTCCCGTCGCCCGCGACGAGGAGGCCTTCACCGTGGTCCACGATCCCGAAGTGCCCGGCGGATTCATCGTGCAGGGCACCCGCCCCGAGCGATGGGTGCGCCAGACGGCCTTCGACAACGACGAAGCAGTGGGTTATCTCGCCGACCGCCTCGCGCGTCTCGGGGTCGAGGACAAGCTGGTCAAGCTCGGCGCGGAGCCCGGATGCTGGGTCACCATCGGCGAGGTCGGCTTCGAGTGGGAACCGCAGACGCAGGCCGGCGTGGATGTCGTGCCGACCGGTCGCGGCACCGACGCCCGCCTCGACCAGGTCGACCGCGTCGGCGCCGCCGAACGCCGCCACGCCAAGAAGGTGCGCCGCGGCCTGGCCACCGACGACGAGTTCGAGTAG
- the rpmA gene encoding 50S ribosomal protein L27: MAHKKGASSSRNGRDSNAQRLGVKRFGGQAVNAGEIIVRQRGTHFHPGVNVGRGGDDTLFALAAGAVEFGTKRGRKTVNIVPATADA; this comes from the coding sequence ATGGCACACAAGAAGGGTGCATCCAGCTCCCGTAACGGTCGCGATTCGAACGCACAGCGACTCGGCGTCAAGCGCTTCGGTGGCCAGGCCGTCAACGCCGGCGAGATCATCGTGCGCCAGCGCGGCACCCACTTCCACCCCGGCGTGAACGTGGGACGCGGCGGCGACGACACGCTGTTCGCCCTCGCGGCCGGTGCCGTCGAGTTCGGTACCAAGCGCGGTCGCAAGACCGTCAACATCGTTCCGGCTACGGCAGACGCCTGA